The Brassica rapa cultivar Chiifu-401-42 chromosome A10, CAAS_Brap_v3.01, whole genome shotgun sequence genome segment gccacgtgtctagtataatgtgaatgcatttattacaatgtttctcttttaatatataagggatatttATACCTTAATCAAGAGAATAGTTGTAATTATtataattagtaaaataatttaaatttaatggcCTAAATTTTAAACTCTGAAACCATAAGCCTTAAAttcgaagaaaaaaaactaaataaaaaatcttaaatataatttatgttaaactccaaaattaaaaatattatgttttcttaactgtgaaaagttttgttttcagaagaaaaagaaaagcaatCTTTAGTATTCGATTTTTATGCTCATTATCTTTATTATCCCTATCAAATGGTAACTTTTaaaagaggaaaagaaaaaTGATCAGATTATTGAATGTCAAAACATCGTCCAACGATGTCCATGGGGAACTCACAAGTAGGCATATGTagctcgtgtactggtcatggaCCCCACCATAATGGGCAGTGAGGCAATATCGTAATAAAAGAGACTGCGCGTGTTGTTTCATGATGTATCGCAGTGAGTGAgtgatgttttcatatttccACAATCCATGCTTTGTAGAGGTGTCGTGTTTTGCTGCACTCCTTCACCATTCCTCTACGTTCTATTCATATAATATAACATCATGGGTTTTTGAATAGTAAACCAACAGAGAAAGAGAGCCTTCAAACTGATTTTATCTTAAATCTTTTTATAATGTAGCTTGttctacatttttataatttaaaaaaattcccaAGAACAATACATCTATTTTGAACTAGAGTGAGCAGAGCAGTTCAAAGCTTTTTCCAAACAAAGCAACACTCGAACTCAGGGAAGCATGGCCACACCACACGACGGTGGTCTAGTGGTTGGCAGTTTTAAGTTGCTAAGCAATTTTGGTTTGAAAGCATTCCACTATGCTATATACAGTGGCGGAACTAGGTGGAAAGTGGGTGGGGCAGCTGCTCCccataaaaaaattttggtataattttgtttagaattttaataatGCTCTTGacaaaaatttgaatttataaatatattattagtgTTTTATCGTTTTGCCATGGTAGAAATTCATCCTAAATCCGTCACTGGCTATATAGTATGGCCATGTAAATATAGAGTTATTGTTTACGGCTCACTAAAATAACCGTAGAAAATTTCCATTTGCAAATTGCACCTCCACTTGATAATAATCTGGATCCTTCCATATGGTTACGATACTCCCATGTTAAAAAATGTAGGGGAGCGTCCACATTTATTAAGTTTTGTTTTACTGTTCTATTAATTTACGGAACTATTTTGGGATACTATATTGTTTTACTTCTCTTTCAATTCAACACAGTTTTCAAACTTTTGCATGGAGTTGGATTTGAACTACCATGCTCAAAAGTCTTTACAGAGGTGACAATATTGTAACTTGCATTAACGGATCAGTAAACCATATTACTTCCAATAACATTAAACTTGAAACTGTAGATGACTACTTAGTAATTAGACATGATTATAAAGAAAGCATAAATAAATTGATTGaagtaatataaattatgattatGATATCACCATGAGGAATAGTGTTGAAAAcgttaaaatgtaaattataaacatGCGGCCAAATTCTGGCAGATGATATTTGTAGTAATCATTACCCAGTCTCATGCCAACGAGATTGATCATTGTACAAAGATAACCTCATTATCCCATTCATCTAACTAGACTGTACAGAGATATTCTTTTCTATCGTAACTAGTGAACATTAGGAGGGACCTAACGAATCGTATATTTCTCTAAAAGTAATTTAAGTTGCACCCTTTATAAAAAGGCAAGAGTTGGCTTCTCTCTGATCATATCAATATCACGAAGCAATATTACTCCTCTCGATCTCATCTTTCTTCTCTCAGGTCTATATCTCTTTCTGTTTTCTTAACTTGTTGGATATGGGAGAAGTCGTAGAGATCATGTTCGGAAATGGATTCCCGGAGATTCACAAAGATACGACACCCATTCAAACCCTCCACTCCAACCAGCAGGAGTGCCATTGGTACGAAGAAACCATTGATGATGATCTCAAGTGGTCTTTTGCCCTTAACAGGTTTTCTTCGTTTAGTTTTGTCTTAACTTCGCATACTTTTTTATCTCATTTTCCTAatcattctttttgtttttcttttcctcCATATAATAGTGTTCTCCATAAAGGAACTAGTGAGTACCAAGACATTGCTCTTTTGGACACCAAACGTTTCGGAAAGGTGCATTTTCCTCAATTAGTAGTATTTATTTTGTATAGCTTTGATTAACAATAAATTACTTAGAGCATCCATCCCTATATTGTATAGTATGAATAAATGGTAATGAATTAAACAGGTGCTTGTGATTGATGGGAAAATGCAAAGTGCAGAAAGAGATGAGTTTATCTACCATGAATGTCTAATCCACCCGGCCCTCCTTTGCCACCTCAAGTAGGCACtcaaaataattttactatTAATTCTCTGAAAGACAACTACTATTGAAAAAATGCTTACATGAACATATTATATAAACATACTTTCAAACGGTAAGTGGAATTGGATTAGTTATTTACATAAACTATTGTTTGCTCTCTATATAGCCCCAAGACAGTGTTTATAATGGGAGGAGGTGAAGGCTCAGCTGCAAGAGAAATACTAAAACATAAGACGATCGAAAAAGTGGTCATGTGTGATACTGATCAGGTAATTAAACCTGTTATCCCTTCAATCTTTAtgtatacatttatatattccTAAAACACAAATGTCTTTTTCCAGGAAGTTGTTGATTTTTGCAGGAGATTTCTGACCGTTAACAGCGACGCTTTTTGTAACAAGAAGCTTGAACTTGTTATCAAAGATGCAAAGTAAGGAAACTaaagaaaattgaaaacaagATTTATGACTTTACATGTTCTTTTTCTTGATAAATACTTGAAATACTCTTATTTATAATAACTTGGATGTGAAAAGGGTTGAATTGGAGAAAAGGGAAGAGAAGTTTGATATCATAGTGGGAGATTTAGCTGACCCAGTAGAAGGTGGGCCTTGTTATCAGCTCTACACCAAATCCTTCTACCAAAACATCCTTAAACCCAAGCTTACCCCTAATGGCATTTTTGTTACTCAGGTCTTTCATTTTTCCTTGttggtttataatttagggGAAAGAAAGATAATAAAAACACTTTCTTTTGATATAGAACTTTTTcatattcttaaaaatatagGCTGGACCAGCAGGGATATTCACTCATAAAGAGGTGTTTACGTCAATTTACAACACCTTGAAGCAAGTCTTCAAGCGTAAGCAAGCTTCTTTGTgtcttttatatactttttgtaTACATGTGAGTTCATTGTGATGATTAActattcaatgaaaacagaCGTGAAGGCTTACACAGCACATGTGCCGTCATTTGCGGATACGTGGGGATGGGTGATGGCATCAGACCAAGAGTTTGAGGTAGAAGTGAATGAAATGGATCAAAGAATCGAAGAGAGAGTGAAAGGCGAGTTGATGTATTTAAACGCTCCTTCTTTCCTCTCTGCTGCTACTCTCAACAAGACCATCTCTCTCGCGTAAtttccacacaaaaaaaactctcttgctttttagttaattaattaatgtatttacaaACAAAATCTGAATCTAAAACTGACAGGCTGGAGAAGGAGACTGAAGTTTATAGCGAAGAGAACGCGAGATTTATTCATGGTCATGGTGTGGCGTACCGGCATACTTGAAGAAGAACCGGGTTCAGtttcattaataatttaataccATAGCATCTCTAAAAAAGCCGGTTTTGTTTCTCCGCACATGCATAACCAGACGTTGTCTTCATTACTTTAGCTGCCTTTTCTTTTCTACAATTGCTTACTCTTTGTTCAGTTTGGTTAAAAAACTATATTGCGAGCGCCATCTTCATCGATGCTTTCAACATATTATTTACCTGCTAAACCAAATTCTAGAGATCAAAACCTAGGTCAATTAATATTAAGTTGTCTAAGAACCGGTTAAAGCTATTCGGCATTGTCAACATACTAGATTCTACTAAACCGgtatataatatcttatatattagcCATGTTCCAAAACGCCGCCGTCTGGGAAATTCCGCGGCTGAGAACTCGGCTCAACGGTGGTCACCGTTTCGATTTGAGGTGATTCGGTTGATTACGCGGCAGTTCAAGTTTAGTTAGTTTTTTGAATCCAAATTTGATTTTCCTTGTAGATCTATCATAGTTATAGAATTAGGCTGCAGGGTTCGACaaaagaattgaagaagatgaagataaaAATGACTTTTCCCTATTCATTAAAActattatttaaaagaaaacccAAACAAAAAGAGTTTGTCAAGTCCTCTGAGCTTTGAACATGGATGCATAAGCGCAATCGGGTGTCTACAAACCACTAGACCGAGTTCTGTCTATTGATTTTATC includes the following:
- the LOC103845743 gene encoding thermospermine synthase ACAULIS5 isoform X1, with amino-acid sequence MGEVVEIMFGNGFPEIHKDTTPIQTLHSNQQECHWYEETIDDDLKWSFALNSVLHKGTSEYQDIALLDTKRFGKVLVIDGKMQSAERDEFIYHECLIHPALLCHLNPKTVFIMGGGEGSAAREILKHKTIEKVVMCDTDQEVVDFCRRFLTVNSDAFCNKKLELVIKDAKVELEKREEKFDIIVGDLADPVEGGPCYQLYTKSFYQNILKPKLTPNGIFVTQAGPAGIFTHKEVFTSIYNTLKQVFKHVKAYTAHVPSFADTWGWVMASDQEFEVEVNEMDQRIEERVKGELMYLNAPSFLSAATLNKTISLALEKETEVYSEENARFIHGHGVAYRHT
- the LOC103845743 gene encoding thermospermine synthase ACAULIS5 isoform X2, whose protein sequence is MGEVVEIMFGNGFPEIHKDTTPIQTLHSNQQECHWYEETIDDDLKWSFALNSVLHKGTSEYQDIALLDTKRFGKVLVIDGKMQSAERDEFIYHECLIHPALLCHLNPKTVFIMGGGEGSAAREILKHKTIEKVVMCDTDQEVVDFCRRFLTVNSDAFCNKKLELVIKDAKVELEKREEKFDIIVGDLADPVEGGPCYQLYTKSFYQNILKPKLTPNGIFVTQAGPAGIFTHKEVFTSIYNTLKQVFKPHVPSFADTWGWVMASDQEFEVEVNEMDQRIEERVKGELMYLNAPSFLSAATLNKTISLALEKETEVYSEENARFIHGHGVAYRHT